The Nitrospira sp. sequence CTGATCGGCTGACAGTCGTTTACCAAATCAGGCCGGTTTGGTCACCGTCGGATCGCATCGGAAATAAAGGTTCAGAGCCTCATGAGCCTACTTCGTTTGAGCATGCTGGTCGTGGCACTTACCGTCGCGGTCGGCCTGGCATGGTCGAATCCGACCATGGACGACTATTTGCGCTTTATTGAACAGGAACTCGGCAAAGCGGTGGACCGAATGGATCAGCGTACACCGACTCGAGAACAGCAATTCATTCGGCAGATGTTTCAGTCACAAAGCAAGAAGCTTCTGGAATCAGTTGTCCGGCCAAATACTGCAAGACACAATTGGTGGTTCCTTAGCCGGTATGAGACGGATGTGGCAGATACACACGTTGTGGTTCTCGGTCTCGGCGGTCGATTCATTCCTCTCCATGGTGTCGAGGAAGTGACGTTGAAAATTGGGCGAATGGCCTTCTAAGAGAAGAAAAATGGCCCGGGTAATTTGCTGAGGCCTGATTCTAGGGGTCATTTCTGTGGATAACTTCCTCGGTGAGCAACCCAAATCGGCCAGGATATTCATATTGAGACTATTCACAGCCTTTCCTCTCATTCCCCAGTATATACACAATATTTGGTATTGACAAAAATTCATGATAGCTATATGTAGTCCCCCTCATCAGAATGAACATCATAATCCACATGCCGCTGAACAACCTTATTCTTTTCCTCTTTGAGGAGGGACACCGTGAGAATTGAACGAAGATTCACCCGTCGAGGACTGAGCCCTTACGATGGTCTGGCGTTCGTCAAACGGTCGTCGGAGATCCGGAACCCTGATGGGTCCACTGTCTTCAAGCTCGAGAATATCGATGTTCCCGAGTCATGGACCCAGTTGGCTATCGATATATTGGCTCAAAAGTATTTCCGGAAGGCCGGTGTTCCACAGCGCGACCAGAACGGTCAGCCGCTTGTCGGTTCGGACGGTGAGCCGGTTCGGGGTGGAGAGCGGGACGCCCGTCAGGTTTTTGAGCGCATGGCGGGATGCTGGACTCATTGGGGCAAGTCTTACGGGTATTTCAAGTCTCCGGAAGATGCCGACTCTTTCCACGATGAGATGTGTTACATGCTGGCGCATCAAATGGCGGCGCCGAATTCTCCCCAATGGTTCAACACCGGCCTTCATCATGCCTATGGCTTGTCGGGACCGGCTCAAGGACATTATTACGTCGACCCCAAAACCCGCGAAGTGGTGAAAGCCACCAATGCATTCGAACATCCTCAACCTCATGCCTGTTTTATTCAATCGATTGAGGACGATCTCGTGAATGAAAACGGGATTATGGATCTCTGGGTTCGGGAGGCTCGGTTATTCAAGTATGGTTCCGGGACCGGGACGAACTTCTCGAAACTGCGGGGGGATGGAGAAGGACTTTCCGGCGGTGGGCGGTCTTCCGGGCTCATGTCGTTTCTCAAAATTGGAGATCGAGCCGCCGGCGCGATCAAGTCCGGGGGAACCACGCGCCGTGCCGCCAAGATGGTCTGTCTAGATCTCGATCACCCGGACATCGAGGAATTCATCGATTGGAAAGTCGTCGAAGAGCAAAAAGTTGCGGCGATGGTAACGGGTTCAAAGATTTGCGCGCAGCGTCTCAACGCCGTGCTGAAAGCTTGTCATACGGTCGACGGTCAGGGTGCCTTGAGACTGGACCTCGATCACAAGACGAATCCGGTCTTGCGTGAAGCCCTGACGTCGGCCCGTCGCGATATGGTGCCCGAGCCGTATATCCAACGGATGTTTTCCTACGCGCAGCAGGGGTTCACGCATTTCGTGTTTCATGAGTACGATACCAATTGGGATGGAAAGGCCTATCAGACGGTCTCCGGGCAAAATTCGAACAACAGTGTCAGAATTCCGAATGAGTTTTTTGCCGCGCTCGAAGTAGACGGGGACTGGCAACTCAAACGCCGAACGAACGGCAAGGTCTGTAAGACCATCAAGGCGAGAGAGCTATGGGACCGGGTTGCTTGGGCGGCATGGATTTGCGCCGATCCCGGGACGCAATACGATACCATCATCAATGAATGGCATACCTGTCCGGAGGATGGTCGCATCAACGCCTCGAATCCCTGCTCTGAATACATGTTTTTGGACGATACGGCCTGTAACCTCGCCTCCCTCAATCTCACCAAGTTCTACACTGCCGATGGGCAATTCGAACTGGAGCATTTCCGCCATGCCGTTCGGTTGTGGACCGTTGCGTTGGAGATCAGCGTGTTGATGGCGTCCTTCCCAAGCCGATCTATCGCCGAAAAAAGCTATCAGTTCCGGACGCTTGGGTTGGGCTATGCGAATCTGGGCACGGTCCTGATGCGGCAAGGGATCCCGTACGATTCGCCAAAAGCTCTGGCGATCTGCGGGGCCATCACTTCCATCATGACCGGAGAGGCGTACAGCGCCTCGGCTGAAATGGCAGCCGAGTTGTCGCCGTTCCCGGGGTACGCAAAAAATCGAGAACACATGCTGCGGGTCATTCGCAATCACCGACGGGCCGCGTACCAGGTGTCGCGTACCGAATATGAAGGTCTCACGGTCGTTCCGGAGGGAATCCGCCCCGATCATTGTCCTCCGGACATGCTCATCGCCGCCAGAAGAGCCTGGGACCATGCGCTTGAACTCGGGTCAGCCTATGGGTACCGCAATGCACAAGTGACCGTGATCGCTCCAACCGGCACGATCGGGTTGGTCATGGATTGTGATACCACCGGCATTGAGCCGGACTTTGCTCTGGTGAAGTTTAAGAAGCTGGCCGGTGGAGGGTATTTCAAGATCATCAATCAAAGCCTGCCGATTGCTTTGAGCAACCTCGGATATACAGACCAGCAGGTGCAGGATGTCATCCGCTACTGTGTCGGTAATCAGACGCTCAAGGGAGCGCCCTTCGTCAATCACGATACTCTGCGTCAGAAGGGATTCGACGACGCAGCGTTGGATCGCTTGGAGCGCAGCTTGGCGCAAGCGTTCGAGATTCAGTTCGCCTTCAATAAATTTACGCTGGGAGAAGCGTTCTGCGCGGAGAAACTCGGCCTGACTGAGGCGCAGCTAAGTGAGACGAACTTCAACATGCTGAAGGCGCTCGGTTTCACGCAGGAAGAAATTGCGGCTGCAAACGATTTCTGTTCCGGGACGATGACGGTGGAAGGAGCGCCGCACTTGAAGGCCGAGCATCTGGCGGTATTCGACTGTGCCAATCGATGCGGTCGAATCGGACAACGCTCCATCGCCGTCGATGCGCATATTCGCATGATGGCCGCGGCGCAACCGTTCATCAGCGGCGCGATCAGCAAGACCATCAACATGCCGGCCGATGCCACGCTTGATGACGTCAAGTCGGCCTATTTGCTTGCCTGGAAAAGCATGGTCAAAGCAGTGGCGCTCTATCGTGACGGATCCAAGCTCAGTCAGCCGTTGAGCGCTTCGACCGATAGTGGAAAGGTCGTGGAGGCCGCCCCTAGCGTCTTGGAGATGGCGGAGAAAGTGACGGAAAGAGTGATGTTCCGCTATCTCGCCAAGCGGCGCCCGTTGCCGAGCAGACGCAATGGGTACACGCAAAAGGCGATTGTCGGAGGACACAAGCTCTATCTACGAACCGGC is a genomic window containing:
- a CDS encoding DUF4359 domain-containing protein encodes the protein MSLLRLSMLVVALTVAVGLAWSNPTMDDYLRFIEQELGKAVDRMDQRTPTREQQFIRQMFQSQSKKLLESVVRPNTARHNWWFLSRYETDVADTHVVVLGLGGRFIPLHGVEEVTLKIGRMAF
- a CDS encoding vitamin B12-dependent ribonucleotide reductase translates to MRIERRFTRRGLSPYDGLAFVKRSSEIRNPDGSTVFKLENIDVPESWTQLAIDILAQKYFRKAGVPQRDQNGQPLVGSDGEPVRGGERDARQVFERMAGCWTHWGKSYGYFKSPEDADSFHDEMCYMLAHQMAAPNSPQWFNTGLHHAYGLSGPAQGHYYVDPKTREVVKATNAFEHPQPHACFIQSIEDDLVNENGIMDLWVREARLFKYGSGTGTNFSKLRGDGEGLSGGGRSSGLMSFLKIGDRAAGAIKSGGTTRRAAKMVCLDLDHPDIEEFIDWKVVEEQKVAAMVTGSKICAQRLNAVLKACHTVDGQGALRLDLDHKTNPVLREALTSARRDMVPEPYIQRMFSYAQQGFTHFVFHEYDTNWDGKAYQTVSGQNSNNSVRIPNEFFAALEVDGDWQLKRRTNGKVCKTIKARELWDRVAWAAWICADPGTQYDTIINEWHTCPEDGRINASNPCSEYMFLDDTACNLASLNLTKFYTADGQFELEHFRHAVRLWTVALEISVLMASFPSRSIAEKSYQFRTLGLGYANLGTVLMRQGIPYDSPKALAICGAITSIMTGEAYSASAEMAAELSPFPGYAKNREHMLRVIRNHRRAAYQVSRTEYEGLTVVPEGIRPDHCPPDMLIAARRAWDHALELGSAYGYRNAQVTVIAPTGTIGLVMDCDTTGIEPDFALVKFKKLAGGGYFKIINQSLPIALSNLGYTDQQVQDVIRYCVGNQTLKGAPFVNHDTLRQKGFDDAALDRLERSLAQAFEIQFAFNKFTLGEAFCAEKLGLTEAQLSETNFNMLKALGFTQEEIAAANDFCSGTMTVEGAPHLKAEHLAVFDCANRCGRIGQRSIAVDAHIRMMAAAQPFISGAISKTINMPADATLDDVKSAYLLAWKSMVKAVALYRDGSKLSQPLSASTDSGKVVEAAPSVLEMAEKVTERVMFRYLAKRRPLPSRRNGYTQKAIVGGHKLYLRTGEYDDGTVGEIFLDMHKEGAAFRSLMNCFAIAISLGLQHGVPLEEFVEAFVFTRFEPNGPVKLNDRIKMSTSIIDYIFRELAVTYLERYDLAQVKEEDLRMDSMKKDDMDPECSEEVADLDALAKSSVLTEHLPIRRNGGKGNGHGNGHGHSVARQVEITRETLTLTEIQNAKDARIKGYEGDPCPECKQFTMVRNGTCLKCVTCGATSGCS